The DNA sequence GAACACGCCGTCGCCGCGGATCACGGTGCCGGTGTGGGTCACGACGATCCGCCGCTCCCCCGTCGTCCCCGCGGGCAGTTCGGTCCACTCGGTGACCCGCATCGTGTCGGCGACGCCGAGCGGCCCGACCCCGGTGACCGCGCGCAGCTCGGTGCCGACCGAGCGGCCGTCGCCCGCGGTGATCTCGACGGTGGTGCCGAGCATCCAGTCCGACTGGCCCTCGAGGTCGGACACGACCTGCCACAGGACGTCGGCGGGGACGTTGACGTCGACCGGGACGGTCAGCTCCACCCGGCCGCCGCCGGCCGGCCGCACCCCCGGGGTCCGGTCGCCGACCCCGCCTGCGGTCCCGCGGTCACCACTGCTGTCGTTGCCCGTCACCGGGGTCCTCCTCGGCGCGCATCCGCGCGATC is a window from the Pseudonocardia sp. HH130629-09 genome containing:
- a CDS encoding SRPBCC family protein translates to MTGNDSSGDRGTAGGVGDRTPGVRPAGGGRVELTVPVDVNVPADVLWQVVSDLEGQSDWMLGTTVEITAGDGRSVGTELRAVTGVGPLGVADTMRVTEWTELPAGTTGERRIVVTHTGTVIRGDGVFVVVELGPARSRFLWTELLDLPLGALGRFGWPLVRPAFRAGVVHSLRRMAEATEDRYRAGR